A genomic region of Pseudomonas abietaniphila contains the following coding sequences:
- a CDS encoding inhibitor of vertebrate lysozyme family protein translates to MGRAHFHALTLALSTSASAMAMAANDGQARVSELLSSDPEYRQTWSGVVKKEERLPDWVINLSGTSEQMNAVTEDGDKYLVGPLCETQDTCLNKRLIVAFSLDKSHAYAMLVEVPAGLPADKSPTRHADYRFLGKPDEGMQGLLKEQLKKDPNWY, encoded by the coding sequence ATGGGTCGCGCGCATTTCCATGCGTTGACGCTGGCGCTTTCGACGAGCGCCAGCGCCATGGCGATGGCGGCTAACGACGGTCAGGCGAGGGTTAGCGAACTGCTCAGTTCGGACCCGGAATATCGTCAGACGTGGTCGGGTGTTGTGAAGAAAGAGGAGCGTTTGCCCGATTGGGTGATCAATCTGTCCGGTACCTCCGAGCAGATGAACGCGGTGACCGAAGATGGCGACAAATACCTGGTAGGGCCTCTCTGCGAAACCCAGGACACGTGCCTCAACAAACGGCTCATCGTGGCGTTCAGTCTCGACAAGTCGCATGCCTATGCGATGTTGGTGGAAGTGCCAGCCGGACTGCCGGCAGACAAATCCCCGACTCGGCATGCTGACTACCGCTTTCTCGGCAAACCCGATGAAGGCATGCAGGGATTGCTGAAAGAGCAGTTGAAGAAAGATCCAAACTGGTACTGA
- a CDS encoding DUF1328 domain-containing protein gives MLSWAITFLIIAIVAAVLGFGGIAGTATGIAKILFIVFLVMFVVSFFFGRRGRG, from the coding sequence ATGTTGAGCTGGGCTATTACATTTCTGATCATCGCCATTGTTGCAGCAGTACTGGGCTTCGGTGGTATCGCAGGCACCGCCACGGGTATCGCCAAGATTCTCTTCATTGTGTTCCTGGTGATGTTTGTCGTGTCGTTCTTCTTCGGCCGTCGCGGTCGGGGTTAA